In Rutidosis leptorrhynchoides isolate AG116_Rl617_1_P2 chromosome 2, CSIRO_AGI_Rlap_v1, whole genome shotgun sequence, one genomic interval encodes:
- the LOC139892720 gene encoding uncharacterized protein isoform X2, with translation MNSVNDDRRIVSVEASGIIEECRVQGNNVVSLINSSRSTVKIDSLSIKLGIVKEKGDVQKCSHFSIRGFVAGMREKGSSTFLDFTEELPPMDVPCFRYWSCQGCLRNNATANASANVSHETPLVSVCDQCMVRPGAASCTTQDFNGGAIIPFGEGTSGSKPVDDRNNDEIIISEDIQGFQEIPKFYSVNTNVAEPAKKVSNDVKTHEEHQKTSIENETITSLVSQQIESGQQNDCPNGHPRRKARKVRLLKELLCKKPEIQHQKKENSSPSAGAASSHIKRKVLHDHDHTQSHHVQDHDQSIKVKSLKGSAVGIAKNNVVDPTRDPLASENGETVNKFQWNKPKSSNLGKVGSDAMNAWRSIFNDMGKTGNQVTSTYSVSKGRGTEHYSTFMVPPKPDKKLNAFKKISPKTKFFEEDSRRMKDRQSDTELGLGLSLNYDPQEQVRSLPFVPNRTPNQDHSRKVGFLMGESSNYPNLKEGSVHDVSNRHPPRTSVLQEHRPYTQPLSYGSCSGHQKLDFSNPHKRNNGYSEATRPHNHQRQENMFSIGRSDEREIIELMAKNQYERSLGEVRPQFLPVSDHNAIVVSGFGNVNINEGMSSSRHEYLSMIRPSSENVGPTNMRNPGFMMFDGLRQSQKQPSNGIWMSDSGSQRHYDSHYHHVSNVNNRGGSYTRVFNPTNMQLLEPYNSCNNGPYQNEAVSIPYGQAYANYSDKDKGKNMMDLDLNVVAPNAVDDYNNLDPLSSQNPKHVGSMDSSYVNDAIPAMQLLSLMDAGKSSQPFGADSQKLITKPLSPSYSQCRSTMSGKTNPMSGQNINMGSGHGQQGYHHKPKPQEDKSRGCRPGDSYNTFPLPWHATEDRYKQKQINGVFGSRFDSSVTEMCTVNFNPADFSSPGPGNIYMIGAEDLKYKGKSVLGNANGPKKQKVNRVH, from the exons ATGAACAGCGTTAATGATGATCGAAGGATTGTTTCAGTAGAGGCTAGTGGAATTATTGAGGAATGTCGTGTTCAAGGAAACAACGTCGTATCTCTAATAAACTCGAGCCGGTCAACCGTGAAGATTGATTCACTAAGTATCAAGCTTGGCATTGTAAAGGAGAAGGGTGATGTCCAAAAATGTAGCCATTTTTCTATAAG AGGTTTTGTTGCGGGGATGCGTGAAAAAGGTAGCAGTACGTTCTTAGATTTTACCGAAGAACTACCGCCTATGGACGTCCCTTGTTTTAGATATTGGTCTTGTCAAGGGTGTTTGCGGAACAACGCAACTGCAAATGCGTCTGCAAACGTTTCACACGAGACACCATTAGTTTCTGTTTGTGATCAATGTATGGTCCGACCTGGTGCAGCGTCTTGCACTACACAAGATTTTAATGGAGGTGCAATTATCCCTTTTGGTGAGGGTACTTCAGGTTCAAAACCTGTCGATGATAGGAACAATGATGAAATAATAATTTCTGAGGATATTCAAGGTTTTCAAGAGATCcctaaattttattccgtcaatacTAATGTTGCTGAACCTGCAAAGAAAGTGAGCAATGATGTCAAAACTCACGAAGAACACCAAAAAACAAGCATAGAGAACGAGACCATAACTAGTCTTGTTAGTCAACAAATCGAATCTGGTCAGCAGAACGATTGCCCAAATGGACACCCACGTCGAAAGGCTCGAAAAGTGCGTTTATTGAAGGAATTATTGTGTAAAAAACCGGAAATTCAACATCAGAAAAAGGAAAATTCTTCTCCATCTGCAGGAGCAGCTTCATCTCATATAAAACGGAAAGTGTTGCATGATCATGATCATACTCAGAGTCATCATGTTCAGGATCATGATCAGAGTATAAAAGTGAAGTCCTTAAAGGGGAGTGCAGTTGGAATTGCGAAAAACAATGTTGTGGACCCCACTAGAGATCCATTAGCTAGTGAAAATGGAGAAACCGTTAATAAGTTTCAGTGGAATAAACCGAAAAGTTCGAATCTTGGTAAAGTTGGGAGTGATGCAATGAATGCTTGGCGATCGATATTTAATGACATGGGCAAAACAGGCAATCAGGTTACATCTACTTATTCTGTTTCTAAAGGCAGAGGAACCGAGCACTACTCCACCTTCATGGTCCCACCAAAACCTGACAAAAAGTTGAATGCTTTTAAAAAAATATCTCCTAAAACTAAATTTTTTGAGGAAGACTCGAGGAGGATGAAGGATCGTCAATCGGATACAGAGTTAGGGCTTGGTCTATCGTTAAACTATGACCCACAAGAGCAAGTTCGATCTCTACCATTTGTACCTAATCGTACACCAAACCAAGATCATAGTAGAAAAGTCGGTTTTTTAATGGGGGAATCGAGTAATTATCCGAATTTGAAAGAAGGGTCAGTTCATGATGTAAGCAACAGACACCCTCCGAGAACATCAGTTTTACAGGAGCATCGACCGTATACGCAGCCGCTTTCGTATGGGAGTTGCTCTGGGCATCAGAAACTG GATTTTTCTAATCCTCATAAGAGGAACAACGGGTACTCAGAGGCAACAAGGCCTCATAATCATCAACGACAAGAGAATATGTTTTCGATCGGGAGGTCGGATGAGCGCGAAATCATTGAACTTATGGCGAAAAATCAATACGAGAGGAGTTTAGGTGAAGTTAGGCCTCAATTTTTACCCGTTAGCGATCACAATGCGATTGTAGTATCGGGTTTTGGTAATGTTAACATTAACGAAGGGATGTCATCATCGCGTCATGAATATCTCAGCATGATAAGGCCAAGTAGCGAAAATGTGGGTCCCACTAATATGAGAAATCCAGGTTTTATGATGTTTGATGGATTAAGACAGAGTCAGAAACAACCGTCTAATGGGATTTGGATGTCGGATTCTGGATCTCAGAGACATTATGATTCACACTATCATCATGTATCTAATGTCAATAACAGAGGTGGGTCCTACACTCGTGTCTTCAATCCGACTAATATGCAGTTATTGGAACCATATAACAGTTGCAACAACGGTCCTTATCAAAATGAAGCAGTCAGCATACCTTATGGTCAAGCATATGCAAATTACTCGGATAAAGATAAGGGTAAGAACATGATGGACTTGGATCTGAATGTTGTCGCTCCAAATGCCGTTGACGATTATAACAACTTGGACCCTTTAAGTTCACAAAATCCAAAACACGTGGGGTCCATGGATTCTTCGTATGTTAATGATGCTATACCCGCAATGCAATTGCTAAGCTTAATGGATGCAGGAAAGTCAAGTCAACCATTCGGTGCTGATAGTCAAAAGCTGATAACGAAACCTCTTTCTCCTAGTTATAGTCAATGCAGGTCAACAATGAGTGGAAAAACGAACCCGATG AGTGGTCAAAACATTAACATGGGTTCTGGTCATGGTCAACAAGGTTATCATCATAAACCTAAACCACAAGAGGATAAATCAAGAGGTTGCAGACCTGGGGATTCATATAATACTTTTCCTCTTCCATGGCATGCAACTGAAGATCGGTATAAACAGAAACAGATCAATGGAGTGTTTGGGTCGAGATTTGACTCGTCAGTAACTGAGATGTGCACGGTCAACTTTAATCCGGCTGATTTTAGCTCACCAGGACCTGGAAATATTTATATGATTGGCGCCGAAGatctgaaatataagggaaaatctGTATTAGGGAATGCTAATGGACCGAAGAAGCAAAAAGTAAACAGagttcattaa
- the LOC139892720 gene encoding protein EMBRYONIC FLOWER 1-like isoform X1 has product MNSVNDDRRIVSVEASGIIEECRVQGNNVVSLINSSRSTVKIDSLSIKLGIVKEKGDVQKCSHFSIRGFVAGMREKGSSTFLDFTEELPPMDVPCFRYWSCQGCLRNNATANASANVSHETPLVSVCDQCMVRPGAASCTTQDFNGGAIIPFGEGTSGSKPVDDRNNDEIIISEDIQGFQEIPKFYSVNTNVAEPAKKVSNDVKTHEEHQKTSIENETITSLVSQQIESGQQNDCPNGHPRRKARKVRLLKELLCKKPEIQHQKKENSSPSAGAASSHIKRKVLHDHDHTQSHHVQDHDQSIKVKSLKGSAVGIAKNNVVDPTRDPLASENGETVNKFQWNKPKSSNLGKVGSDAMNAWRSIFNDMGKTGNQVTSTYSVSKGRGTEHYSTFMVPPKPDKKLNAFKKISPKTKFFEEDSRRMKDRQSDTELGLGLSLNYDPQEQVRSLPFVPNRTPNQDHSRKVGFLMGESSNYPNLKEGSVHDVSNRHPPRTSVLQEHRPYTQPLSYGSCSGHQKLDFSNPHKRNNGYSEATRPHNHQRQENMFSIGRSDEREIIELMAKNQYERSLGEVRPQFLPVSDHNAIVVSGFGNVNINEGMSSSRHEYLSMIRPSSENVGPTNMRNPGFMMFDGLRQSQKQPSNGIWMSDSGSQRHYDSHYHHVSNVNNRGGSYTRVFNPTNMQLLEPYNSCNNGPYQNEAVSIPYGQAYANYSDKDKGKNMMDLDLNVVAPNAVDDYNNLDPLSSQNPKHVGSMDSSYVNDAIPAMQLLSLMDAGKSSQPFGADSQKLITKPLSPSYSQCRSTMSGKTNPMVNPHFTYSGLRPGVHYPTVTSFSSVFQSGQNINMGSGHGQQGYHHKPKPQEDKSRGCRPGDSYNTFPLPWHATEDRYKQKQINGVFGSRFDSSVTEMCTVNFNPADFSSPGPGNIYMIGAEDLKYKGKSVLGNANGPKKQKVNRVH; this is encoded by the exons ATGAACAGCGTTAATGATGATCGAAGGATTGTTTCAGTAGAGGCTAGTGGAATTATTGAGGAATGTCGTGTTCAAGGAAACAACGTCGTATCTCTAATAAACTCGAGCCGGTCAACCGTGAAGATTGATTCACTAAGTATCAAGCTTGGCATTGTAAAGGAGAAGGGTGATGTCCAAAAATGTAGCCATTTTTCTATAAG AGGTTTTGTTGCGGGGATGCGTGAAAAAGGTAGCAGTACGTTCTTAGATTTTACCGAAGAACTACCGCCTATGGACGTCCCTTGTTTTAGATATTGGTCTTGTCAAGGGTGTTTGCGGAACAACGCAACTGCAAATGCGTCTGCAAACGTTTCACACGAGACACCATTAGTTTCTGTTTGTGATCAATGTATGGTCCGACCTGGTGCAGCGTCTTGCACTACACAAGATTTTAATGGAGGTGCAATTATCCCTTTTGGTGAGGGTACTTCAGGTTCAAAACCTGTCGATGATAGGAACAATGATGAAATAATAATTTCTGAGGATATTCAAGGTTTTCAAGAGATCcctaaattttattccgtcaatacTAATGTTGCTGAACCTGCAAAGAAAGTGAGCAATGATGTCAAAACTCACGAAGAACACCAAAAAACAAGCATAGAGAACGAGACCATAACTAGTCTTGTTAGTCAACAAATCGAATCTGGTCAGCAGAACGATTGCCCAAATGGACACCCACGTCGAAAGGCTCGAAAAGTGCGTTTATTGAAGGAATTATTGTGTAAAAAACCGGAAATTCAACATCAGAAAAAGGAAAATTCTTCTCCATCTGCAGGAGCAGCTTCATCTCATATAAAACGGAAAGTGTTGCATGATCATGATCATACTCAGAGTCATCATGTTCAGGATCATGATCAGAGTATAAAAGTGAAGTCCTTAAAGGGGAGTGCAGTTGGAATTGCGAAAAACAATGTTGTGGACCCCACTAGAGATCCATTAGCTAGTGAAAATGGAGAAACCGTTAATAAGTTTCAGTGGAATAAACCGAAAAGTTCGAATCTTGGTAAAGTTGGGAGTGATGCAATGAATGCTTGGCGATCGATATTTAATGACATGGGCAAAACAGGCAATCAGGTTACATCTACTTATTCTGTTTCTAAAGGCAGAGGAACCGAGCACTACTCCACCTTCATGGTCCCACCAAAACCTGACAAAAAGTTGAATGCTTTTAAAAAAATATCTCCTAAAACTAAATTTTTTGAGGAAGACTCGAGGAGGATGAAGGATCGTCAATCGGATACAGAGTTAGGGCTTGGTCTATCGTTAAACTATGACCCACAAGAGCAAGTTCGATCTCTACCATTTGTACCTAATCGTACACCAAACCAAGATCATAGTAGAAAAGTCGGTTTTTTAATGGGGGAATCGAGTAATTATCCGAATTTGAAAGAAGGGTCAGTTCATGATGTAAGCAACAGACACCCTCCGAGAACATCAGTTTTACAGGAGCATCGACCGTATACGCAGCCGCTTTCGTATGGGAGTTGCTCTGGGCATCAGAAACTG GATTTTTCTAATCCTCATAAGAGGAACAACGGGTACTCAGAGGCAACAAGGCCTCATAATCATCAACGACAAGAGAATATGTTTTCGATCGGGAGGTCGGATGAGCGCGAAATCATTGAACTTATGGCGAAAAATCAATACGAGAGGAGTTTAGGTGAAGTTAGGCCTCAATTTTTACCCGTTAGCGATCACAATGCGATTGTAGTATCGGGTTTTGGTAATGTTAACATTAACGAAGGGATGTCATCATCGCGTCATGAATATCTCAGCATGATAAGGCCAAGTAGCGAAAATGTGGGTCCCACTAATATGAGAAATCCAGGTTTTATGATGTTTGATGGATTAAGACAGAGTCAGAAACAACCGTCTAATGGGATTTGGATGTCGGATTCTGGATCTCAGAGACATTATGATTCACACTATCATCATGTATCTAATGTCAATAACAGAGGTGGGTCCTACACTCGTGTCTTCAATCCGACTAATATGCAGTTATTGGAACCATATAACAGTTGCAACAACGGTCCTTATCAAAATGAAGCAGTCAGCATACCTTATGGTCAAGCATATGCAAATTACTCGGATAAAGATAAGGGTAAGAACATGATGGACTTGGATCTGAATGTTGTCGCTCCAAATGCCGTTGACGATTATAACAACTTGGACCCTTTAAGTTCACAAAATCCAAAACACGTGGGGTCCATGGATTCTTCGTATGTTAATGATGCTATACCCGCAATGCAATTGCTAAGCTTAATGGATGCAGGAAAGTCAAGTCAACCATTCGGTGCTGATAGTCAAAAGCTGATAACGAAACCTCTTTCTCCTAGTTATAGTCAATGCAGGTCAACAATGAGTGGAAAAACGAACCCGATGGTAAACCCTCACTTTACATACTCTGGGTTGAGACCTGGTGTACATTATCCCACTGTAACATCGTTTTCTAGCGTATTTCAGAGTGGTCAAAACATTAACATGGGTTCTGGTCATGGTCAACAAGGTTATCATCATAAACCTAAACCACAAGAGGATAAATCAAGAGGTTGCAGACCTGGGGATTCATATAATACTTTTCCTCTTCCATGGCATGCAACTGAAGATCGGTATAAACAGAAACAGATCAATGGAGTGTTTGGGTCGAGATTTGACTCGTCAGTAACTGAGATGTGCACGGTCAACTTTAATCCGGCTGATTTTAGCTCACCAGGACCTGGAAATATTTATATGATTGGCGCCGAAGatctgaaatataagggaaaatctGTATTAGGGAATGCTAATGGACCGAAGAAGCAAAAAGTAAACAGagttcattaa